The following are encoded together in the Azospirillum lipoferum 4B genome:
- a CDS encoding succinate dehydrogenase assembly factor 2, producing MTENGTPPASESPAPEKAESLENRRKRLRFRSWHRGTREMDLLMGSFADAHVGEFDHAMLDRFEALLELGDPDLYDWMSGREPVPAEHDSDVMHLLTAFRYTPRQGS from the coding sequence AATCGCCGGCTCCCGAGAAGGCCGAATCGCTTGAGAACCGGCGCAAGCGGCTGCGCTTCCGCTCCTGGCATCGCGGCACGCGCGAGATGGATCTGCTGATGGGCAGCTTCGCCGACGCCCATGTCGGCGAGTTCGACCATGCCATGCTCGACCGATTCGAAGCGCTGCTGGAGCTTGGCGACCCCGACCTCTACGACTGGATGTCGGGACGGGAGCCGGTTCCCGCCGAACATGACAGCGACGTGATGCACCTGTTGACGGCGTTCCGTTACACACCACGTCAAGGCTCCTGA
- the mfd gene encoding transcription-repair coupling factor, with protein MVSYDLQPGRAGRLLIGGAPEGHDARILAELAQKAGAYGLLHVALDDTRCALLAEALAFFAPKLEVLTFPAWDCLPYDRVSPNGGIVARRIDTLTRLIARREAAPNRDGLAPLIVLSTVNAVVQKVPPRSAFKNAVFSAKLRDRIDLEKLQRYLAGNGYTRAQTVREPGEFAVRGGIVDLFPPGTEEPLRLDLFGDELEGVRAFDPMTQRTTDKRDSVELKPMSEVFLDEAGIARFRSGYRELFGAVTDDDPLYEAISAGRSYGGMEHWLPLFHESMDTVLDYLPRGIVSLDHQANESRDARIAQVVDFHASRDSMMSIEKRTGSPVYKPVPVASMFIDATGWNALMAERAVAQLQIFSTPPGIKGTVDAGGKRGHDFAEERNRPDVNVFDAVKDHIRALRADGRRVLIAGYSAGSRDRLSNVLADHGIPGLEPAESIEDVRRFDRGIIGTIVLGMEHGFTSADLAVITEQDILGDRLVRPAKKKRKAANFIAEHSALHEGDIVVHMDHGIGRYDGLETLEVTGAPHDCLRLIYEGGDKLYVPVENIEVLSRYGSEDANVQLDKLGGAGWQGRKARVKKRLKDMAEALLKIAAERMLKKADPVLTPEGVYQEFAARFPYPETDDQLKAIEDIFTDLGSGRPMDRLVCGDVGFGKTEVALRAAFMVAMSGKQVAVVVPTTLLARQHFKTFSTRFNGLPVRVVQLSRMVTAREQTLVKKELAEGTADIVVGTHALLAKGLDFKRLGMVIVDEEQHFGVKQKERLKELRADIHVLTLTATPIPRTLQMALSGVRELSLIATPPVDRLAVRTFVLPYDPVVIREAILREHYRGGQSFYVCPRVEDLAKVAERVRELVPEVKIVTAHGQMAASELEDVMTAFDEGKFEVLLATNIIESGLDIPNANTLIVHRADLFGLAQLYQIRGRVGRSKKRGYAYLTYAPNKPLSSTAQQRLHVIETLDSLGAGFQLASHDMDIRGAGNLLGEEQSGQVREVGVELYQQMLEEAVANARAAMQEGAVAAAAAQEWVPQINLGTPVLIPESYVPDLTVRLSLYRRIADLVDRAEVDGFAAELIDRFGKLPEEVENLLDVVTIKRWCKQANIDRVDAGPKGLVLAFHDNFYAEPAKLLTYIAQHLTLMKLRPDHKLVYSREWPDPQARVRSVQKLVKDLAEMASGGGVPRGETPPPPPPPPPLPPKLRPTGAKIASRFGTPSRFGRPTGRR; from the coding sequence TTGGTCAGTTACGATCTCCAGCCCGGCCGCGCCGGCCGTCTCCTGATCGGCGGCGCGCCCGAGGGTCATGACGCCCGCATCCTGGCGGAGCTTGCGCAGAAGGCCGGGGCCTATGGCCTGCTGCATGTGGCGCTGGACGACACGCGCTGCGCCCTGCTGGCGGAGGCGCTGGCCTTCTTCGCGCCGAAGCTGGAGGTGTTGACCTTCCCGGCCTGGGATTGCCTGCCCTACGACCGGGTGTCGCCGAACGGCGGCATCGTCGCCCGCCGCATCGACACGCTGACCCGGCTGATCGCAAGGCGTGAGGCAGCGCCGAACCGCGACGGGCTGGCTCCGCTGATCGTGCTGTCCACCGTCAACGCCGTGGTGCAGAAGGTGCCCCCGCGCAGCGCCTTCAAGAACGCGGTGTTCTCGGCCAAGCTGCGCGACCGCATCGACCTGGAGAAGCTGCAACGCTACCTCGCCGGCAACGGCTACACCCGCGCCCAGACGGTGCGGGAGCCCGGCGAGTTCGCGGTGCGCGGCGGCATCGTCGACCTGTTCCCGCCCGGCACGGAGGAGCCTCTCCGCCTCGACCTGTTCGGCGATGAGCTGGAGGGGGTGCGCGCCTTCGATCCCATGACCCAGCGCACCACCGACAAGCGCGACAGTGTCGAACTGAAGCCGATGTCGGAGGTCTTCCTGGACGAGGCGGGGATCGCCCGTTTCCGCTCCGGCTACCGCGAGCTGTTCGGCGCGGTGACCGACGACGATCCGCTCTATGAGGCGATCTCCGCCGGCCGCAGCTATGGCGGGATGGAGCACTGGCTGCCGCTGTTCCACGAGAGCATGGACACGGTGCTGGATTACCTGCCGCGCGGCATCGTCAGCCTGGACCATCAGGCAAACGAGTCGCGCGACGCCCGCATCGCGCAGGTGGTCGATTTCCATGCCTCGCGCGATTCGATGATGAGCATCGAAAAACGCACCGGGTCGCCGGTCTACAAGCCGGTGCCGGTCGCCTCGATGTTCATCGACGCCACCGGCTGGAACGCGCTGATGGCGGAGCGCGCGGTGGCGCAGCTGCAGATCTTCTCCACGCCCCCCGGCATCAAGGGCACGGTGGATGCCGGCGGCAAGCGCGGCCACGACTTCGCGGAGGAGCGCAACCGCCCCGACGTGAACGTCTTCGACGCGGTGAAGGACCATATCCGCGCGCTGCGCGCCGACGGGCGCCGGGTGCTGATCGCGGGATATTCCGCCGGGTCGCGCGACCGCCTGTCCAACGTGCTGGCCGACCACGGCATTCCGGGGCTGGAGCCGGCGGAGAGCATCGAGGATGTCCGCCGTTTCGACCGCGGCATCATCGGCACCATCGTGCTGGGGATGGAGCATGGCTTCACCTCCGCCGATCTCGCCGTCATCACCGAACAGGACATCCTCGGCGACCGTCTGGTCCGCCCGGCCAAGAAGAAGCGCAAGGCCGCCAACTTCATCGCCGAACATTCGGCCCTGCATGAGGGCGACATCGTCGTCCATATGGACCACGGCATCGGCCGCTATGACGGGCTGGAGACGCTGGAGGTCACCGGCGCCCCGCACGACTGCCTGCGCCTGATCTACGAAGGCGGCGACAAGCTCTATGTCCCGGTCGAGAACATCGAGGTGCTGTCGCGCTACGGATCCGAGGACGCCAACGTCCAGCTCGACAAGCTGGGCGGCGCCGGCTGGCAGGGCCGCAAGGCGCGGGTCAAGAAGCGCCTGAAGGACATGGCCGAAGCCCTGCTGAAGATCGCGGCGGAGCGCATGCTGAAGAAGGCCGATCCGGTGCTGACGCCGGAAGGCGTCTATCAGGAATTCGCCGCCCGCTTCCCCTACCCCGAGACCGACGATCAGTTGAAGGCCATCGAGGACATCTTCACCGACCTCGGCAGCGGCCGGCCGATGGACCGGCTGGTCTGCGGCGACGTCGGCTTCGGCAAGACCGAAGTGGCCCTGCGCGCCGCCTTCATGGTGGCGATGAGCGGCAAGCAGGTCGCCGTCGTCGTGCCCACCACCCTGCTGGCCCGCCAGCATTTCAAGACCTTCTCCACCCGTTTCAACGGGCTGCCGGTGCGCGTCGTCCAGCTGTCGCGCATGGTCACCGCCCGCGAACAGACGCTGGTCAAGAAGGAACTGGCGGAGGGCACGGCCGACATCGTCGTCGGCACCCATGCATTGCTCGCCAAGGGCCTGGACTTCAAGCGGCTCGGCATGGTCATCGTCGACGAGGAGCAGCATTTCGGCGTGAAGCAGAAGGAACGGCTGAAGGAGCTGCGCGCCGATATCCACGTTCTGACGCTGACCGCCACGCCGATCCCGCGCACCCTGCAGATGGCGCTGTCCGGCGTCCGCGAGCTGTCGCTGATCGCGACGCCGCCAGTGGACCGTCTGGCGGTGCGTACCTTCGTACTGCCCTACGACCCGGTGGTGATCCGCGAGGCGATCCTGCGCGAGCATTATCGCGGCGGCCAGAGCTTCTACGTCTGCCCGCGCGTGGAGGATCTGGCGAAGGTCGCCGAGCGGGTGCGCGAACTGGTGCCGGAGGTCAAGATCGTCACCGCCCACGGACAGATGGCGGCCAGCGAGCTGGAAGATGTGATGACCGCCTTCGACGAGGGCAAGTTCGAGGTTCTGCTCGCCACCAACATCATCGAAAGCGGCCTGGATATCCCCAACGCCAACACGCTGATCGTCCACCGCGCCGACCTGTTCGGGCTGGCCCAGCTCTACCAGATCCGCGGCCGTGTCGGCCGGTCGAAGAAGCGCGGCTACGCCTATCTCACCTATGCCCCCAACAAGCCGCTGAGCAGCACCGCCCAGCAGCGCCTGCACGTCATCGAGACGCTGGACAGCCTGGGCGCCGGCTTCCAGCTTGCCAGCCACGACATGGACATCCGCGGCGCCGGCAATCTGCTGGGCGAGGAACAGTCGGGTCAGGTGCGCGAGGTCGGCGTCGAGCTCTACCAGCAGATGCTGGAGGAGGCCGTCGCCAACGCCCGCGCGGCGATGCAGGAGGGGGCGGTCGCCGCTGCGGCGGCGCAGGAATGGGTGCCGCAGATTAACCTGGGCACGCCGGTGCTGATCCCGGAAAGCTACGTCCCCGACCTGACGGTGCGGCTGTCGCTCTACCGCCGCATCGCCGATCTGGTCGACCGGGCGGAGGTCGACGGCTTCGCCGCCGAACTGATCGACCGCTTCGGCAAGCTGCCGGAGGAGGTGGAAAACCTGCTGGACGTCGTCACCATCAAGCGCTGGTGCAAACAGGCCAACATCGACCGGGTCGATGCCGGGCCAAAGGGTCTGGTCCTGGCCTTCCACGACAATTTCTATGCCGAGCCGGCCAAACTGCTGACCTACATCGCCCAGCACCTGACGCTGATGAAGCTGCGGCCCGACCACAAGCTGGTCTACAGCCGCGAATGGCCCGACCCGCAGGCCCGCGTGCGCAGCGTGCAGAAGCTGGTGAAGGATCTGGCGGAGATGGCGTCGGGCGGCGGCGTGCCGCGCGGCGAAACTCCGCCGCCGCCCCCTCCCCCGCCGCCGCTGCCACCGAAGCTGAGGCCGACCGGCGCCAAGATCGCGTCGCGCTTCGGCACGCCGTCCCGCTTCGGCCGTCCAACCGGGCGGCGCTGA
- a CDS encoding ACT domain-containing protein, whose protein sequence is MTDLSRNASLARRLARGDRRSVGDAPSVADEVSADRGKLAELVGCLFDQDASVRMRAADALERVSRGNPGWLDPYVDHLLTDAVAIEQAEVRWHIAQIVPRLTMDDAQRHRAAVLLADWFENSPSRIVQTSALQAVVDLAESDADLRATSAEMLGRAMRSGVPSLAARARRILKPFEVDEATLTAALVREQSGLTLSVLPDRLAVAQLPSGSGLPDWLDWTDPLVGATRTGEELSILCREDRVPDGVKAERGWRAFRVEGVLDFSLFGILARIAVPLAQAHVPIFAISTYNTDYVLVRADDLDKAADVLSLSCTVKR, encoded by the coding sequence ATGACCGACCTGAGCCGCAATGCGTCGCTCGCCCGCCGGCTGGCGCGCGGCGACCGGCGGTCGGTGGGCGACGCGCCCTCCGTCGCCGACGAGGTATCGGCCGACCGCGGCAAGTTGGCGGAACTGGTCGGCTGCCTGTTCGACCAGGATGCCAGCGTGCGCATGCGCGCCGCCGACGCGCTGGAACGGGTGTCGCGCGGCAATCCCGGCTGGCTCGATCCGTATGTCGACCATCTGCTGACCGACGCCGTCGCCATCGAGCAGGCGGAGGTGCGCTGGCACATCGCCCAGATCGTTCCCCGCCTGACCATGGACGACGCACAGCGCCACCGCGCCGCCGTCCTGCTGGCGGACTGGTTCGAGAACAGCCCCAGCCGCATCGTCCAGACCAGCGCGCTGCAGGCCGTGGTGGATCTGGCCGAATCGGACGCCGATCTGCGCGCCACCTCGGCCGAGATGCTCGGCCGCGCGATGCGCTCCGGCGTGCCGTCGCTGGCCGCCCGCGCCCGGCGCATCCTGAAGCCTTTCGAGGTGGACGAGGCGACATTGACAGCGGCATTGGTGCGGGAGCAGAGCGGCCTGACCCTGTCCGTGCTGCCCGACCGTCTGGCGGTGGCGCAGTTGCCGTCCGGCAGCGGCCTGCCCGACTGGCTGGACTGGACCGACCCGCTGGTCGGCGCCACCCGCACCGGCGAGGAACTGTCGATCCTCTGCCGCGAGGACCGCGTGCCCGACGGGGTGAAGGCCGAGCGCGGCTGGCGCGCCTTCCGGGTGGAAGGCGTCCTCGATTTCTCGCTGTTCGGCATCCTGGCCCGCATCGCGGTTCCGCTGGCCCAGGCCCATGTGCCGATCTTCGCGATCTCCACCTACAACACCGATTACGTGCTGGTCCGCGCCGACGATTTGGATAAGGCGGCGGACGTGCTGTCGCTGAGCTGCACGGTCAAGCGATAG
- a CDS encoding anthrone oxygenase family protein: MTAAEGKKSGAWPLRLAATLWAGVMSGFFWSFSTVVMPGLASANPQTAMQAMQSINTAVHNGLFAVGFFGMPLICILVIGHAARIRDKGAPWAVAGALCYLLGTFLVTVIGNIPMNRRLAPLDPLLPENATMISGFIQDWTMLNDLRTVAALAAFLLLTVSLSLTDSHIESQQAVPYGPPAQ, from the coding sequence ATGACCGCAGCCGAAGGGAAGAAAAGCGGTGCATGGCCGTTGCGCCTGGCAGCGACCTTGTGGGCCGGGGTTATGAGCGGATTCTTCTGGTCCTTCTCGACCGTCGTCATGCCGGGATTGGCATCGGCAAATCCTCAAACGGCGATGCAGGCGATGCAGTCCATCAACACCGCCGTCCACAACGGCCTGTTCGCTGTCGGATTCTTCGGTATGCCGCTGATTTGCATCCTGGTGATCGGACATGCCGCCCGCATCCGCGACAAGGGCGCGCCCTGGGCAGTGGCCGGCGCTCTCTGCTACCTGCTCGGGACCTTCCTCGTTACCGTCATCGGCAATATCCCGATGAACCGGCGGCTGGCACCGCTCGACCCGCTGCTGCCGGAAAACGCAACGATGATTTCCGGCTTCATTCAAGACTGGACAATGCTGAACGATCTACGCACGGTAGCGGCCCTGGCAGCATTCCTGCTGCTGACGGTCAGTCTTTCATTGACCGATTCGCATATCGAATCGCAACAGGCAGTTCCCTATGGTCCGCCCGCGCAATGA
- a CDS encoding TetR/AcrR family transcriptional regulator, whose product MVRPRNDERIDIEHRAVEVATRLLTERGAEQVSLRDIAEEAGCRPPALYRYFPNKDAILLAVHDEGFRRLYAHKAEAVAAAGSDAFERLRMGGLAYVRFGLQNPNLYELMFMERGPFNRMTELPDRDDVAGRALQLLTDSIVGCQKAGYLEGVDPLAAAFTFWSVVHGAVSLALRRRSPFRSIDPEQAVAQAVEITMRMVAATSR is encoded by the coding sequence ATGGTCCGCCCGCGCAATGACGAACGGATCGACATCGAGCACCGCGCCGTCGAAGTCGCCACCCGCCTTCTTACCGAACGGGGCGCCGAACAGGTAAGCCTTCGCGATATTGCCGAAGAGGCCGGATGCCGCCCACCGGCACTCTATCGTTACTTCCCCAACAAGGATGCAATCCTTCTCGCAGTGCATGATGAAGGTTTCCGCCGCCTCTACGCCCATAAGGCGGAGGCGGTGGCTGCGGCGGGAAGCGATGCCTTCGAAAGGCTGCGGATGGGCGGCCTTGCCTATGTCCGGTTCGGGCTTCAGAACCCCAACCTTTATGAACTGATGTTCATGGAGCGTGGGCCGTTCAACCGCATGACCGAACTTCCGGACCGGGATGACGTCGCCGGCCGCGCCCTGCAACTGCTCACCGACAGCATCGTCGGGTGCCAGAAGGCCGGCTATCTGGAAGGCGTCGACCCTCTGGCGGCGGCCTTTACCTTCTGGTCGGTCGTGCATGGCGCGGTCAGCCTCGCGTTGCGCCGCCGCTCGCCCTTTCGATCCATCGATCCGGAGCAGGCGGTGGCGCAGGCGGTGGAGATCACGATGCGCATGGTCGCGGCGACCAGCCGCTGA
- a CDS encoding HIT domain-containing protein — MFTLNERLQADTRHVTDLDLCRVLLMDNALWPWLILVPMREDAVEIHRLDEADQSALMREIARASRVVERLFAPDKMNVGALGNMVPQLHVHVIGRTRGDPAWPGPVWGAGHARPYEPAEADALVKRLAEALRAGA; from the coding sequence ATGTTTACCCTTAACGAACGCCTACAGGCCGATACCCGTCATGTGACCGATCTGGATCTTTGCCGGGTGTTGCTGATGGACAACGCCCTGTGGCCCTGGCTGATCCTGGTGCCGATGCGCGAGGACGCGGTGGAAATCCACCGGCTCGACGAGGCCGACCAGAGTGCCCTGATGCGGGAGATCGCGCGCGCGTCTCGCGTGGTGGAGCGGCTGTTCGCGCCGGACAAGATGAATGTCGGGGCGCTGGGCAACATGGTGCCGCAGCTGCACGTCCATGTGATCGGCCGGACGCGCGGCGATCCGGCTTGGCCGGGTCCGGTTTGGGGGGCCGGCCATGCCCGACCGTATGAACCGGCGGAGGCAGATGCGCTGGTGAAGCGGCTGGCGGAGGCCCTGCGCGCGGGCGCGTGA